The Methanolacinia petrolearia DSM 11571 genome has a segment encoding these proteins:
- a CDS encoding GntP family permease — translation MDPVLVLILTLAFITVLAFSRKVPTFVFLFSGAVFLGLLAGFGFEQVLTWAIEGMGNIFSSFAVIILSGIVIVRLLSDQSLLDIIISGLRFGIKDRGVNAGIIGYILSIPTTCCITTYLMIAPAMKKPGDKTPGSNRPLYLVAVGSIISYVLIFPTPATIPLLTGLAPDYPVFNFDAITIPLSFGILVIILLLSGFLYRKTKRETVESVLPEEKVPAGRKIRAWAPFIVMFAAIPVGLFLLQLSHLILTQFIMLAGMITALALAPPDIRMKSFSKGAKFAGLILFDFCSAGAVGKVIVGSGIANGIMDSMIPVLPDILVPFIIAAVFATVQGSRVVTAVISSEIIATAGLAETLHPVPLILMVSAGTCFISYLTDPYFWLVQRTTGDDITTVMKHYTLPLAVAAVIIFVVALLLTVFFFPYVENAALLV, via the coding sequence ATGGACCCTGTTCTGGTTTTGATCCTCACTCTGGCATTCATAACAGTTCTTGCATTCTCGCGAAAGGTGCCGACATTTGTATTCTTATTTTCAGGAGCTGTATTCCTGGGCCTTCTTGCGGGATTCGGATTCGAACAGGTTCTTACGTGGGCGATAGAAGGGATGGGGAATATCTTCTCTTCGTTTGCAGTTATCATACTGTCCGGCATCGTCATCGTGAGGTTACTGTCCGACCAGAGTTTGCTGGATATAATAATCTCCGGATTGCGATTCGGCATAAAAGATCGCGGTGTGAACGCCGGAATTATCGGCTACATCCTCTCGATCCCGACGACATGCTGTATCACCACTTACCTGATGATCGCCCCGGCGATGAAAAAACCGGGTGACAAAACTCCCGGATCAAATAGGCCACTCTATCTCGTAGCGGTAGGCAGCATCATATCATATGTCCTGATATTTCCTACCCCTGCAACGATACCTCTCCTGACCGGTCTTGCGCCTGATTATCCGGTCTTTAATTTTGATGCAATAACAATCCCTCTCTCTTTCGGGATTCTCGTAATCATTCTGCTGCTCTCCGGTTTCCTGTACCGGAAGACAAAAAGAGAAACGGTTGAATCCGTGCTGCCGGAAGAGAAGGTTCCTGCCGGTAGAAAGATCCGTGCATGGGCCCCTTTTATCGTAATGTTTGCAGCGATACCCGTGGGACTTTTTCTTTTGCAGCTGTCTCACCTGATCCTCACGCAATTCATAATGCTTGCCGGAATGATAACCGCCCTTGCACTTGCTCCTCCTGATATCAGGATGAAAAGCTTTTCAAAAGGTGCTAAATTTGCAGGGTTGATCCTGTTTGATTTCTGTTCCGCGGGAGCGGTAGGGAAGGTGATAGTAGGTTCGGGTATAGCGAACGGCATAATGGATTCGATGATCCCTGTACTTCCCGACATTCTGGTTCCGTTCATAATCGCGGCAGTTTTTGCAACCGTTCAGGGGTCCAGGGTAGTGACCGCGGTGATCTCGTCTGAAATAATTGCCACCGCCGGGCTTGCAGAAACACTTCACCCGGTTCCGCTGATACTCATGGTCTCGGCCGGAACGTGCTTTATCTCATATCTGACCGATCCGTACTTCTGGCTTGTGCAGAGAACCACGGGCGATGACATCACGACGGTGATGAAGCATTACACCCTGCCGCTGGCAGTTGCAGCGGTTATCATATTCGTTGTCGCTCTTCTGCTTACGGTATTTTTCTTTCCTTATGTCGAGAACGCGGCTCTTTTGGTTTGA
- a CDS encoding LA2681 family HEPN domain-containing protein, with translation MIELNEKYLNLDSLSELDDKTSLNIFGTLIDTSHFLDKLEGLLHALDFSEELLNREMNEENKSELHYYIANLWADLEEFKSTCIKSRWDWDQPEIKKVITNIRYSFRYGFLGDNTKVSDSRRCEILTNYGNALSQIGRIIEAIEYYDKVLEINPNFSMANGAKGNNLFKYSRYLYDEGHKAYFLNLSYKMLKKAIEGDPYPQAKKNFQNTINILEKGCSKELLAENFDLNSYELGNSQDEIDYRNWVLNNRLFLNPLNDLGPNSIAARDVLLTPSIFTKIDEGPYYQGFYNQMKQEFVSARYLFYEGITQRELHFSDFEVMLFNTGDFPRYGLKIEKIKIAYRMAYSLFDKIAFFINYYFRLGLKEKETNFKSIWYKKQKGNKPLEIRGDLYKKENLPLRGLFWLNQDFFIEDFKESIEPESEELKNIRNSLEHKYLKIHSDYYPINCGADFSMYGEDRLAYSLNYNTFISKTLKLLKLTRSALIYLSLAIYTEEFQRYSNSEKMKDAYSIEIDVFSDDDKKLD, from the coding sequence ATGATAGAATTAAATGAAAAATATTTAAATCTGGATTCTCTAAGTGAATTAGACGACAAAACTTCTTTAAATATTTTTGGAACATTAATAGATACTTCACATTTTTTAGACAAACTTGAGGGATTGCTTCATGCATTAGATTTCTCAGAAGAATTGTTAAATCGCGAAATGAATGAAGAAAATAAATCTGAGTTACACTACTATATTGCAAACCTTTGGGCAGATTTAGAGGAATTTAAAAGTACATGTATAAAAAGCCGTTGGGATTGGGATCAACCAGAAATAAAAAAAGTAATAACCAATATCAGATATTCTTTCAGATATGGATTTTTAGGGGATAATACAAAAGTTTCAGATTCTCGCAGATGTGAAATTCTGACTAATTATGGAAATGCTCTCTCACAAATAGGTAGGATTATTGAAGCTATAGAATATTATGACAAGGTTTTAGAGATCAACCCAAACTTTTCTATGGCTAATGGGGCTAAAGGGAATAATTTATTTAAATATTCTAGATATCTTTACGATGAAGGCCATAAAGCATATTTTTTAAATTTATCATATAAAATGCTGAAAAAGGCAATAGAAGGAGATCCCTATCCCCAAGCCAAAAAAAATTTCCAGAATACTATCAACATTTTAGAAAAGGGATGTTCTAAAGAATTATTGGCTGAAAATTTTGATTTAAACTCTTATGAATTAGGAAATTCTCAGGATGAGATTGATTATAGGAATTGGGTATTAAATAATAGATTATTCCTGAATCCATTGAATGATCTTGGACCAAATTCAATCGCTGCAAGAGATGTCTTACTAACCCCGTCAATCTTTACCAAAATCGACGAGGGACCATATTACCAAGGATTTTATAATCAAATGAAGCAGGAATTTGTATCTGCACGATACTTATTTTATGAAGGAATTACTCAAAGAGAACTCCATTTTTCAGATTTTGAAGTAATGTTATTTAATACAGGAGATTTTCCAAGATATGGATTGAAAATCGAAAAAATAAAGATTGCATATCGTATGGCATATTCTTTATTTGATAAAATTGCCTTTTTTATAAATTACTATTTTAGACTAGGATTAAAGGAAAAAGAAACTAATTTTAAATCTATATGGTATAAAAAACAGAAAGGAAATAAGCCATTAGAGATTAGAGGTGATCTTTATAAAAAAGAAAATTTACCATTAAGAGGATTATTTTGGTTAAATCAGGATTTCTTCATAGAGGATTTTAAAGAATCAATAGAACCCGAATCAGAAGAACTGAAAAACATTCGAAATTCTTTAGAGCATAAATATTTGAAAATTCATTCGGATTATTATCCAATAAACTGTGGTGCTGACTTCAGTATGTATGGTGAAGATAGATTAGCATACTCATTGAATTATAATACTTTCATTAGCAAAACATTGAAACTTTTAAAATTAACACGTTCTGCCTTAATATATCTATCTTTGGCGATATATACTGAGGAATTTCAACGTTACTCAAATTCTGAAAAAATGAAAGATGCATATTCTATTGAAATAGATGTGTTTTCGGATGATGATAAAAAATTGGACTAA
- a CDS encoding ArdC family protein: MVNVYEMVRERIISSLSSGTIPWHQSWKNLSPCNLLTGRPYRGINRLLLSGHEWWGTYRQIKQLGGYVRKGEKASGLVVFWSFEEARPIVNDQGDEVLVMSQREKPLVRYYWVFNLSQCEGIKKEEVGEVRAITSCDEVIERNCPKVTPGPPAYLPAADIIHMPEMERFESPEEYYSTYFHELTHWTGHESRLKRPGITGPIRFGSEKYSREELTAEMGSAFLCAMTGIDMPVIDNQAAYVAGWLRHIRNGTAVDVIRAAGDAQRAADFLTGGGEE; the protein is encoded by the coding sequence ATGGTAAATGTCTATGAGATGGTCCGGGAAAGGATCATCTCTTCTCTTTCCTCGGGGACGATCCCCTGGCATCAGTCGTGGAAGAACCTGTCGCCGTGCAATCTCCTGACGGGAAGGCCCTACCGGGGCATAAACCGCCTTTTGCTCTCCGGTCATGAATGGTGGGGGACGTACCGGCAGATCAAGCAGCTCGGCGGGTATGTCCGGAAAGGCGAGAAGGCATCCGGACTTGTTGTCTTCTGGTCCTTCGAAGAGGCAAGGCCGATTGTGAACGACCAGGGCGACGAGGTCCTTGTGATGTCTCAGCGGGAAAAGCCGCTTGTCAGGTATTACTGGGTCTTCAACCTCTCGCAGTGCGAAGGGATCAAGAAGGAAGAGGTCGGCGAGGTCCGGGCGATCACGTCCTGCGACGAAGTGATCGAAAGGAACTGCCCGAAGGTCACCCCGGGACCGCCGGCATATCTCCCGGCTGCGGATATCATCCACATGCCCGAGATGGAGCGGTTCGAATCTCCGGAAGAATACTACTCGACCTACTTCCATGAACTGACTCACTGGACCGGTCATGAATCCCGCCTGAAGCGACCGGGAATAACCGGGCCGATCCGGTTCGGGAGCGAGAAGTACAGCCGCGAGGAGCTGACGGCGGAGATGGGTTCTGCCTTCCTGTGTGCGATGACCGGGATCGATATGCCCGTCATCGATAACCAGGCTGCCTATGTCGCAGGGTGGCTCCGTCACATCAGGAACGGCACGGCCGTCGATGTCATCCGGGCCGCGGGGGATGCGCAGCGGGCGGCCGACTTCCTCACTGGGGGCGGGGAGGAATGA
- a CDS encoding tyrosine-type recombinase/integrase, whose protein sequence is MDSYFEKLPSIDEANIKYLESYVKHLELKQLSEQTIQTKVWRNYNFLISNGFKDSKQVTQDDVENYFIKRRKECSQVTVNGEILEIKLFFRWLVGKETEEALFENVKIKRVRSSLPTDQLLTRYDIEKLVNACDRQRDRAIIMLLWDTGARIGEIVSLNIGHIEFDRYGAVVIVKGKTGMRRLRLISSVPDLQAWINVHPLRDRSDAPLFTTFTRYGNGNKRLNHHTIQNMLKRVAQRANVHKRIHPHAIRHARLTDLVKNEGGKRGLSEMELRVFAGWEKNSNMPEVYVHLSGGDIERKMLENAGLIDEDQKQEKTLEPVICPRCKTSNPSSALYCTNCSMVLNQEGAIDVEESINEAKGSDDYSMLLEKLKKDLGIA, encoded by the coding sequence ATGGACTCATACTTTGAAAAGCTGCCATCTATCGACGAGGCCAATATAAAATATCTTGAAAGCTATGTAAAGCATCTCGAATTAAAGCAGTTATCTGAACAGACAATTCAGACAAAGGTCTGGAGGAACTACAATTTCCTTATCTCAAACGGATTCAAGGATTCAAAGCAGGTTACTCAAGATGATGTTGAGAATTATTTTATCAAGCGTAGAAAAGAGTGCAGCCAGGTTACCGTGAACGGAGAGATCCTTGAGATCAAACTATTCTTCAGATGGCTTGTCGGAAAAGAAACTGAAGAGGCACTGTTTGAAAATGTAAAGATAAAGCGTGTCCGATCAAGTCTTCCAACCGACCAGCTCCTAACCAGATATGATATTGAAAAACTCGTGAATGCCTGCGACCGGCAGAGGGACCGGGCAATAATAATGTTACTTTGGGATACCGGGGCCCGCATCGGAGAAATAGTATCGCTTAATATCGGGCACATAGAGTTTGACAGGTACGGCGCAGTGGTTATTGTAAAGGGGAAGACAGGGATGAGGAGGCTTAGGCTGATATCCTCTGTTCCGGATCTCCAGGCATGGATTAATGTACACCCCTTAAGAGATCGATCGGATGCACCTTTATTCACTACATTCACCAGATATGGGAACGGGAACAAAAGGCTCAATCATCATACTATTCAGAACATGCTGAAGAGAGTAGCACAAAGGGCGAACGTCCACAAAAGGATTCATCCTCATGCCATCCGTCATGCAAGATTAACGGATCTTGTGAAGAACGAAGGCGGGAAGCGTGGACTTTCCGAGATGGAGCTCCGTGTCTTTGCCGGATGGGAGAAAAATTCCAATATGCCGGAGGTTTATGTTCACTTGTCGGGCGGCGATATCGAGAGGAAGATGCTTGAGAACGCCGGTCTCATTGACGAGGATCAGAAACAGGAAAAAACTCTTGAGCCTGTTATTTGTCCCCGGTGTAAAACAAGTAATCCAAGTTCGGCCCTCTATTGTACAAATTGTTCGATGGTGCTCAACCAGGAAGGGGCAATCGATGTTGAAGAGTCAATAAATGAAGCAAAAGGGAGTGACGACTATAGTATGCTTCTTGAAAAACTGAAAAAGGATCTTGGGATTGCTTGA
- a CDS encoding nucleoside recognition domain-containing protein codes for MIDIYQFIIDTLVLSLDLILASVPMMAVGVFIAELIISFNITDKLSRFSRPITDYANLHPDCGISFMMAFVSPKAANAMLVKYEREGILSHKEMILAALMNSFPNIVMHWRYLLPVYIPLLGLTGLAYFLILTLVGFIKTFILVVSGRFLLKPRDYEICYVEENVKLSLGQHAKKALNSSVEPLVHILKISIPVLVLVAALINTGVFDIIADNIQSLGSYFPIPPAGFAIIAAQFGSFIAGASVASGLMISGTLTSEEIIITLIAGNILTSVTRGIRFYGSSYAAIFGPKTGAEIQILSIILRNVIMVIVFGILIVLW; via the coding sequence ATGATAGATATTTATCAATTTATTATCGATACACTGGTTCTTTCCCTGGACCTGATCCTGGCTTCTGTTCCGATGATGGCCGTGGGTGTGTTTATTGCCGAATTGATAATTTCTTTTAATATTACGGATAAATTGTCACGCTTTTCAAGACCGATAACCGATTATGCCAATCTCCACCCTGACTGCGGGATATCTTTCATGATGGCTTTTGTCTCTCCTAAAGCTGCCAACGCGATGCTTGTAAAATACGAGCGTGAAGGGATTCTCAGCCATAAGGAAATGATTCTTGCAGCACTGATGAATTCTTTTCCAAATATTGTAATGCACTGGCGATATCTTCTTCCGGTTTATATTCCTCTTCTCGGATTAACCGGGCTGGCATATTTTTTAATTCTGACTCTTGTCGGTTTCATAAAAACTTTTATTTTGGTTGTTTCCGGCAGATTTCTGCTGAAACCGCGGGATTACGAGATCTGTTACGTTGAGGAGAATGTAAAACTCAGTCTTGGTCAGCATGCAAAAAAGGCGCTTAATTCATCTGTGGAACCGCTTGTTCATATCCTGAAGATCAGCATACCTGTACTTGTATTGGTTGCTGCATTGATCAATACGGGAGTCTTCGATATAATTGCCGACAATATCCAGTCTCTGGGCAGTTATTTCCCTATTCCTCCTGCAGGATTTGCTATAATTGCGGCACAGTTCGGATCTTTTATCGCAGGAGCGAGTGTTGCCTCCGGGCTGATGATATCAGGAACGCTGACATCCGAAGAGATAATCATCACGCTTATCGCCGGAAATATCCTGACCAGTGTTACAAGGGGGATAAGGTTTTACGGTTCATCTTATGCCGCTATCTTCGGGCCTAAGACAGGTGCAGAGATCCAGATTTTATCGATCATATTGAGAAATGTTATCATGGTAATAGTATTTGGTATCCTGATCGTCCTGTGGTAA
- a CDS encoding SLC13 family permease gives MTPEILLVLAVLLAAIILFVTGKFRNDINAVIIMLTVGILGLVSPLDTISGFGSNAVISIIGVMILGYGIDRTGIMVVIARKIMEVGESSERKITTVISSVLGLVSAFMQDLGSVALFLPAVLRISRKSKIPKSRLIMPMGFAAILGGTLTMVGSSPLILLNDLLEQDALDPFGFFAVTPIGAALLLSGVLYFMLLGRYVLPSKDEAKESQRPQEELIESWNLSGSMHHYRVTEGSRLNGMKREEANLKKGYSLYLLAITEGDDVIYGPWRYTIFSAGEILTLLGSFEDAERFAKDFGLKRHEDQQGLTEKIGEENAGFAEVILKPRSKLIGKTIREIAFRKNYSLEIIILLSENNPIRDDFSDTPLKTGDTIVVYGPWNRIEAIGKDPNFVLLTPVEEKEMKKGKGAVAIGCFAGGILLSFAGLPISVGLLTGAIAMVLLGVIDMDEAYHAVDWKTVFLLAGLIPLGLAMDQTGTAAYIADIIIQVAGQSHPILLMFAIAILTTFFTLFMSNAAATVLLVPLVIFIGSSTGLDPRGLALLVAVCASNSFILPTHQVNAFLMNRGGYRNSDYIKAGGGMTFLFLVVAVGMVYIMFA, from the coding sequence TTGACTCCCGAGATCCTCCTTGTGCTGGCAGTCCTTTTGGCAGCGATCATCCTCTTTGTCACCGGCAAATTCAGGAATGACATCAATGCTGTCATAATAATGCTGACCGTAGGCATTCTCGGCCTTGTCAGTCCGCTCGATACAATTTCCGGGTTCGGGAGCAACGCGGTCATCTCGATAATAGGAGTAATGATCCTCGGCTACGGGATCGATCGCACCGGCATAATGGTCGTGATTGCACGAAAGATTATGGAAGTAGGGGAATCCAGTGAAAGGAAGATTACGACAGTAATTTCATCCGTACTCGGACTGGTCTCCGCCTTCATGCAGGACCTCGGTTCGGTCGCACTATTTCTCCCTGCCGTCCTGAGAATATCCCGGAAGAGCAAAATTCCCAAATCGCGGCTGATAATGCCCATGGGATTTGCGGCAATACTTGGGGGAACCCTTACGATGGTCGGGTCATCACCACTTATACTGTTAAACGACCTGCTTGAACAGGACGCCCTTGATCCGTTCGGGTTCTTTGCCGTAACCCCGATCGGTGCGGCACTCCTCCTTTCCGGGGTCCTGTACTTCATGCTGCTCGGCAGGTATGTTCTTCCATCAAAAGACGAAGCAAAGGAATCCCAGAGACCGCAGGAGGAACTGATAGAATCGTGGAACCTCTCCGGGAGCATGCACCACTACCGCGTCACGGAAGGATCGCGGTTAAACGGAATGAAAAGAGAGGAGGCAAACCTGAAAAAAGGTTACTCCCTATACCTCCTTGCGATCACGGAAGGCGATGACGTAATCTACGGTCCGTGGAGGTACACCATCTTTTCCGCAGGAGAAATCCTGACACTTCTCGGAAGTTTTGAGGACGCAGAAAGATTTGCAAAAGATTTCGGCCTTAAAAGGCATGAAGATCAGCAGGGATTGACCGAAAAGATTGGAGAGGAAAATGCAGGATTTGCCGAGGTAATCCTGAAACCCCGCTCAAAACTAATCGGCAAAACGATAAGGGAGATCGCATTCAGGAAAAATTACAGCCTCGAGATAATAATCCTGCTCAGCGAAAACAACCCTATAAGAGATGACTTTTCCGACACCCCGTTAAAGACGGGGGACACCATCGTAGTATACGGTCCGTGGAACAGGATCGAGGCGATTGGGAAGGACCCGAACTTCGTCCTTTTAACACCTGTTGAAGAGAAAGAGATGAAAAAAGGGAAAGGTGCAGTTGCAATAGGATGTTTTGCCGGCGGAATACTGCTCTCGTTCGCAGGGCTCCCAATATCGGTGGGGCTCCTTACAGGTGCAATCGCAATGGTCCTTCTCGGTGTAATCGATATGGACGAGGCATATCATGCAGTAGACTGGAAGACCGTATTTCTGCTCGCAGGACTTATCCCACTCGGCCTCGCAATGGATCAGACAGGAACAGCTGCATACATTGCAGACATCATCATCCAGGTCGCAGGGCAGAGCCATCCCATCCTGCTCATGTTCGCAATTGCAATCCTTACAACATTCTTCACTCTCTTCATGTCGAATGCCGCCGCAACCGTTCTGCTTGTTCCACTCGTGATATTTATTGGAAGTTCTACAGGACTCGATCCCCGGGGGCTTGCACTGCTCGTGGCAGTATGTGCATCCAATTCGTTCATTCTTCCGACTCACCAGGTAAATGCATTCCTCATGAACCGGGGCGGATACAGGAATTCGGACTACATAAAGGCAGGAGGGGGAATGACTTTCCTGTTCCTTGTCGTGGCCGTGGGAATGGTTTATATAATGTTTGCGTAA
- a CDS encoding MBL fold metallo-hydrolase, protein MLLKHFYVEKIAHSSYLIGGNKTCAIVDPARDVGKYIHAAKEEELDITHILETHLHADFISGHIDLAEKTGAAIYAPKNGNCEFEHVAVGEGSTFSIENIEFHVLDTPGHTPDCLVYLVNDLSRGDETVLAFTGDTLFVGDVGRPDLFPGRAEELAGKLYDNINNKIAKITGDCIVLPAHGAGSLCGKAIGTMKLSTIGYELKYNREILIKDKNDFIRSLTVGMPPAPDHFGRCSEINRKGPVPVESLPEIVPMTPAEFREKMNDGKTVVLNTCDYAAFGGHHIPGSWHIDMSGNLSTFAGWVLPPEKDVLLVTDNQQQAEEAVVMLRRVGLDHAVGYLDGGTHAWVAAGYETGHVPQLSANEVHEKLNGGGYTLLDVRTEDEYREKHVPGAVNILAMDLRTRYRELDTEGPLIAMCRTGRRSSLACSILKQHNFRNICNASGGITGYIAAGYLK, encoded by the coding sequence ATGCTTCTGAAACATTTCTATGTAGAAAAAATTGCCCACAGTTCTTATCTTATCGGCGGAAACAAGACCTGTGCGATAGTTGATCCTGCACGCGACGTCGGAAAGTACATCCATGCAGCGAAGGAAGAAGAGCTTGATATAACCCACATACTCGAAACGCATCTTCACGCCGATTTTATCTCGGGCCACATCGATCTTGCGGAGAAAACAGGTGCAGCAATATACGCTCCGAAGAACGGAAACTGCGAGTTTGAGCATGTCGCCGTTGGTGAGGGCTCCACGTTCTCAATAGAAAACATCGAATTTCATGTACTCGATACGCCCGGGCATACGCCCGACTGCCTCGTATATCTTGTAAACGATCTGTCGAGGGGAGACGAAACTGTGCTGGCATTCACAGGCGACACCCTGTTCGTCGGGGATGTAGGAAGACCCGACCTCTTCCCCGGTCGGGCGGAGGAGCTTGCCGGAAAACTCTACGACAATATAAACAACAAAATTGCAAAGATCACGGGAGACTGTATCGTCCTGCCTGCACACGGTGCAGGCTCCCTGTGCGGAAAGGCAATAGGAACGATGAAATTATCGACAATAGGGTATGAACTGAAATACAACAGGGAGATCCTGATAAAAGACAAAAACGATTTCATAAGATCGCTTACCGTCGGAATGCCCCCGGCGCCGGATCATTTCGGCAGGTGCAGCGAGATTAACAGAAAAGGGCCTGTCCCTGTTGAATCTCTCCCGGAGATCGTGCCGATGACGCCCGCCGAATTCAGGGAGAAGATGAACGATGGAAAGACCGTCGTCCTGAACACCTGCGATTATGCAGCATTCGGCGGCCACCACATCCCGGGAAGCTGGCACATAGATATGAGCGGGAACTTATCGACATTTGCCGGCTGGGTCCTTCCCCCTGAAAAAGATGTCCTCCTTGTAACTGACAATCAACAGCAGGCGGAGGAGGCTGTAGTAATGCTCAGGAGAGTTGGGCTGGATCACGCCGTAGGGTACCTGGATGGGGGAACTCATGCCTGGGTTGCGGCAGGTTACGAGACCGGGCATGTACCCCAGCTGTCCGCAAATGAAGTTCATGAAAAACTAAATGGAGGCGGGTACACTCTCCTTGACGTCAGAACAGAGGATGAATACAGGGAAAAACACGTCCCCGGCGCAGTAAATATACTTGCAATGGATCTCAGGACGAGATACAGGGAACTCGATACCGAAGGGCCTTTAATCGCAATGTGCCGGACCGGACGGCGGTCGAGCCTCGCATGCAGCATCTTAAAGCAGCATAATTTCAGGAATATCTGCAATGCATCAGGCGGAATTACCGGATACATTGCGGCAGGCTATCTTAAATGA
- a CDS encoding YeeE/YedE thiosulfate transporter family protein produces MEWTPYIAGIGIGILSWIAFLLSDKPLGCSTAFSNTSGMIERLFRGKKTEDKEYYQKYKLGIDWQWMLVIGIIIGVFITSVLTGGFAIEWVPDTFADKFGYNPVLRWIFAIVGGILMGLGARWAGGCTSGHGISGALQLAISSWIAVMMFFIAGIATAMLIYGVL; encoded by the coding sequence ATGGAATGGACACCATATATCGCAGGAATCGGCATAGGAATCCTGAGCTGGATTGCATTTCTGCTATCGGACAAGCCGCTCGGGTGCTCGACAGCCTTCTCGAATACGAGCGGAATGATCGAGAGATTGTTCAGGGGCAAAAAAACAGAGGATAAGGAGTATTACCAAAAATACAAGCTGGGGATAGACTGGCAGTGGATGCTTGTCATCGGAATAATTATCGGTGTATTCATCACGTCGGTCCTCACGGGCGGGTTCGCAATCGAATGGGTTCCGGATACTTTCGCAGATAAATTCGGATATAATCCTGTATTGAGATGGATCTTCGCCATCGTCGGGGGAATCCTCATGGGCCTCGGGGCACGATGGGCTGGCGGGTGCACAAGCGGGCACGGGATCAGCGGGGCATTGCAGCTTGCAATATCCAGCTGGATTGCCGTGATGATGTTCTTCATAGCAGGAATCGCCACTGCGATGCTGATATACGGAGTATTGTGA
- a CDS encoding YeeE/YedE thiosulfate transporter family protein produces the protein MLTETRKNKRLQLFIGFIIGLLFGLFLYIGGVTEYNVIIGQLLLTDFTVLKVIMTAIVVGMPGIYIMKGKGLVSLHVRKGSVGSTVIGGLIFGIGFAILGYCPGTVAGAAGHGSMDALFGGIVGILIGTWIFGSLYPALNKKILNRGEFRHMTIPEKFGVNPWFVVIPAVIFIALVLASLEYTGY, from the coding sequence ATGCTGACGGAAACAAGGAAGAATAAAAGACTCCAGCTTTTCATAGGATTCATAATCGGATTGCTCTTCGGTCTCTTCCTCTATATAGGAGGAGTAACGGAATACAATGTAATAATAGGACAGCTTCTTCTGACAGACTTCACAGTCCTGAAAGTAATTATGACGGCCATCGTTGTCGGTATGCCTGGCATCTATATAATGAAAGGAAAAGGCCTTGTCAGTCTCCATGTCAGGAAAGGATCAGTAGGATCGACAGTCATCGGGGGACTGATATTCGGAATAGGGTTCGCCATCCTGGGATATTGCCCCGGAACGGTTGCAGGTGCAGCTGGCCATGGATCTATGGATGCACTTTTCGGCGGAATTGTTGGTATATTGATCGGGACCTGGATCTTTGGATCGCTGTATCCCGCCCTGAATAAAAAAATACTCAACAGGGGAGAGTTCAGGCACATGACGATCCCTGAAAAATTCGGGGTGAACCCGTGGTTCGTTGTCATTCCGGCCGTGATCTTTATTGCACTGGTCCTCGCCAGCCTGGAGTATACAGGCTATTAA
- a CDS encoding DUF1622 domain-containing protein, whose protein sequence is MSLVWFEELIHLLVLFFEFVGGLLIIYGGIVATAKILLLEIAKKSYSYNRIRLELTGKIVFGLEFLIAADILATIISPSQEELIMLAVVVIIRTILGYFLEKEAKEFQIE, encoded by the coding sequence ATGTCACTAGTGTGGTTCGAGGAACTGATTCACCTGCTGGTTCTGTTTTTTGAATTCGTCGGAGGATTGCTGATAATATACGGCGGAATAGTTGCTACCGCAAAGATTCTCCTGCTGGAAATTGCAAAAAAATCATATTCATACAACAGGATCCGTCTTGAACTAACAGGAAAGATAGTATTCGGCCTGGAATTCCTGATTGCGGCTGACATTCTTGCAACTATAATATCTCCTTCACAGGAAGAACTCATCATGCTTGCAGTAGTCGTAATCATAAGGACGATCCTCGGCTACTTCCTTGAAAAAGAGGCAAAAGAATTCCAGATTGAATAA